The following DNA comes from Bacteroidota bacterium.
GGCGAACCACACGGGCAGCATGCCTCCCGCTGCGTTGGCTCCGAAGACCCGCTCAAAGTGCGGGCGAAGGGCTGCAAGGTCGAGCAGCGTCTCGTTAACGTCGAAGAGCAACACGCGCGGCGGCACCATGGCGCTCTAAGCTCTGACGCGATCTGCCCCGTCAAGGTCGGCGAGCGCCTCTTCCACGGCCCCTCCGGTGATGGCCCCGTGCGAGTCATGCCAGACGACGCGCCCGCGCTGAAGGAGGAAGGCCTGCGGCGATTGGTGCTGGATGCCTAGGTCGGCCGCGATCTGCTGCGAGAGATCGCGCTGGTCGATCACGTTGACCTCGAAGACGGGCACCTCCGGGTGCTCCAGCGCAAACGTGCGGAGGCGGCGTTGTGCGCCCCCGCTGATCGGGCATCGGTGGCTGTGCTTGTAGAGCACGAGCGGCCCTTCCTGCGTGAGCAGCGCGGGGTAGTCCGCAGCATCGAGAGGCTGAAGCATGGGCAAAGTTGGGCCTCTGGAAAGAGATACGACGGCACGGCCATACCGCCGCACAGCCTCACTTATCCAGGATATATATCGCACG
Coding sequences within:
- the ytxJ gene encoding bacillithiol system redox-active protein YtxJ; amino-acid sequence: MLQPLDAADYPALLTQEGPLVLYKHSHRCPISGGAQRRLRTFALEHPEVPVFEVNVIDQRDLSQQIAADLGIQHQSPQAFLLQRGRVVWHDSHGAITGGAVEEALADLDGADRVRA